The Apium graveolens cultivar Ventura chromosome 11, ASM990537v1, whole genome shotgun sequence genome has a window encoding:
- the LOC141695024 gene encoding uncharacterized protein LOC141695024 isoform X1 yields MEGWMPLFEILMNSAYPEAQASVWLKQHSYNPPSSSSSSSSSSSAYSSSITTTTTSFLSLLTKPTYTTLLHSDGSSQSPHTTRTRRRFMWIQTLPNLLQARLLSFLAFDYTTFSAPELYKLANNLLTSDDDHQLHFWVKTAARQLLDLVSGSNYDWVSGFSLDSEPHNVPEDFQLLPDWLKQPVVDGDSRLVLPWLPLLSHEFNTGMPVDAFGILYDDDSLNKVQQIEDEEDFDTVDFLRMNNDRVNPDIEKMAAILKSKVLNSECTSQVVELADEIQNLCDGRDVNSLAVLSLVEPWQADAETASLLLSHFLNQSSKNLSWPSLVLCSIVLPKLLVLEEPASRMLLTSTIEYCKMHQRSSVYALLYPLILRKNGINNPISDVVARVVKECLHPAHVSSFCQKLLCGEDNARKFVCLPCHQYLISDELVWNEPLFSLFQIILNRNVLLTEDVVARLVYHIGELAIRFRNSLIFGNFLLCLVNRCSRPLLRSHKLSLIRAVEQTNTIVSKSLMSKLSIL; encoded by the exons ATGGAGGGTTGGATGCCGCTGTTTGAGATATTGATGAATTCGGCGTACCCAGAAGCCCAAGCATCTGTATGGCTTAAACAACATTCTTACAACCCaccctcttcttcttcttcttcttcttcttcttcttctgcTTATTCTTCTTCTATCACCACAACCACAACTTCCTTTCTTTCACTCCTTACCAAACCCACTTACACCACCCTTCTCCATTCGGATGGTTCATCTCAGTCTCCTCACACTACAAG GACGAGGAGGAGGTTTATGTGGATTCAGACTTTGCCAAATCTGCTTCAGGCTCGTCTTCTGTCTTTTCTTGCTTTTGATTACACGACCTTTTCTGCACCGGAATTGTATAAACTTGCTAACAATTTGTTAACCTCTGATGATGATCACCAACTTCATTTTTGGGTCAAAACTGCTGCACGCCAACTGCTCGACCTTGTGTCGGGCTCAAATTATGATTGGGTTTCTGGTTTTAGTTTAGATTCTGAGCCCCACAACGTTCCCGAGGACTTCCAGCTTTTGCCTGATTGGCTTAAGCAGCCTGTTGTTGACGGTGATTCGCGTCTCGTTTTGCCCTGGCTTCCTCTCTTATCTCATGAATTTAATACAGGAATGCCAGTTGACGCATTTGGGATTTTATATGATGATGATTCCTTGAACAAAGTTCAACAGATTGAAGATGAGGAGGATTTTGATACAGTTGATTTTCTTCGTATGAATAATGATCGTGTAAATCCCGATATTGAAAAGATGGCAGCTATATTGAAGTCCAAGGTATTAAATTCTGAATGTACATCACAAGTTGTCGAATTGGCTGATGAAATTCAAAATCTTTGTGATGGACGGGATGTCAATTCTTTGGCTGTTTTAAGTTTAGTGGAGCCTTGGCAAGCAGATGCTGAAACAGCTTCGCTTCTACTTTCCCATTTTTTAAATCAAAGTAGCAAAAACCTTAGTTGGCCAAGCCTTGTTCTATGCTCCATAGTTCTTCCCAAGCTGTTAGTACTCGAGGAACCAGCTTCACGTATGCTACTTACTTCAACAATAGAATATTGCAAGATGCATCAGAGATCATCTGTATATGCACTTTTGTATCCGTTGATTCTACGGAAGAATGGTATAAACAACCCCATTAGTGACGTGGTTGCAAGAGTGGTAAAGGAATGCTTGCACCCAGCTCATGTTTCATCCTTCTGTCAGAAGTTGCTTTGTGGAGAAGACAATGCTAGGAAATTCGTCTGCCTTCCTTGCCATCAATATCTTATATCTGATGAACTGGTATGGAATGAACCATTGTTTAGCCTCTTTCAAATTATCTTGAATCGTAATGTTCTCTTAACTGAAGATGTAGTTGCTCGACTAGTTTATCATATCGGCGAATTGGCTATTAGGTTTAGAAATTCATTGATATTCGGGAATTTTTTGTTATGTTTAGTCAATAGATGTAGCCGCCCATTATTAAGGTCTCATAAGCTTTCGTTGATTAGAGCAGTTGAACAAACTAATACAATTGTATCGAAATCGTTAATGTCAAAGTTGAGTATCTTGTGA
- the LOC141695024 gene encoding uncharacterized protein LOC141695024 isoform X3 encodes MEGWMPLFEILMNSAYPEAQASVWLKQHSYNPPSSSSSSSSSSSAYSSSITTTTTSFLSLLTKPTYTTLLHSDGSSQSPHTTRTRRRFMWIQTLPNLLQARLLSFLAFDYTTFSAPELYKLANNLLTSDDDHQLHFWVKTAARQLLDLVSGSNYDWVSGFSLDSEPHNVPEDFQLLPDWLKQPVVDGDSRLVLPWLPLLSHEFNTGMPVDAFGILYDDDSLNKVQQIEDEEDFDTVDFLRMNNDRVNPDIEKMAAILKSKVLNSECTSQVVELADEIQNLCDGRDVNSLAVLSLVEPWQADAETASLLLSHFLNQSSKNLSWPSLVLCSIVLPKLLVLEEPASRMLLTSTIEYCKMHQRSSVYALLYPLILRKNGINNPISDVVARVVKECLHPAHVSSFCQKLLCGEDNARKFVCLPCHQYLISDELVHVARKMS; translated from the exons ATGGAGGGTTGGATGCCGCTGTTTGAGATATTGATGAATTCGGCGTACCCAGAAGCCCAAGCATCTGTATGGCTTAAACAACATTCTTACAACCCaccctcttcttcttcttcttcttcttcttcttcttctgcTTATTCTTCTTCTATCACCACAACCACAACTTCCTTTCTTTCACTCCTTACCAAACCCACTTACACCACCCTTCTCCATTCGGATGGTTCATCTCAGTCTCCTCACACTACAAG GACGAGGAGGAGGTTTATGTGGATTCAGACTTTGCCAAATCTGCTTCAGGCTCGTCTTCTGTCTTTTCTTGCTTTTGATTACACGACCTTTTCTGCACCGGAATTGTATAAACTTGCTAACAATTTGTTAACCTCTGATGATGATCACCAACTTCATTTTTGGGTCAAAACTGCTGCACGCCAACTGCTCGACCTTGTGTCGGGCTCAAATTATGATTGGGTTTCTGGTTTTAGTTTAGATTCTGAGCCCCACAACGTTCCCGAGGACTTCCAGCTTTTGCCTGATTGGCTTAAGCAGCCTGTTGTTGACGGTGATTCGCGTCTCGTTTTGCCCTGGCTTCCTCTCTTATCTCATGAATTTAATACAGGAATGCCAGTTGACGCATTTGGGATTTTATATGATGATGATTCCTTGAACAAAGTTCAACAGATTGAAGATGAGGAGGATTTTGATACAGTTGATTTTCTTCGTATGAATAATGATCGTGTAAATCCCGATATTGAAAAGATGGCAGCTATATTGAAGTCCAAGGTATTAAATTCTGAATGTACATCACAAGTTGTCGAATTGGCTGATGAAATTCAAAATCTTTGTGATGGACGGGATGTCAATTCTTTGGCTGTTTTAAGTTTAGTGGAGCCTTGGCAAGCAGATGCTGAAACAGCTTCGCTTCTACTTTCCCATTTTTTAAATCAAAGTAGCAAAAACCTTAGTTGGCCAAGCCTTGTTCTATGCTCCATAGTTCTTCCCAAGCTGTTAGTACTCGAGGAACCAGCTTCACGTATGCTACTTACTTCAACAATAGAATATTGCAAGATGCATCAGAGATCATCTGTATATGCACTTTTGTATCCGTTGATTCTACGGAAGAATGGTATAAACAACCCCATTAGTGACGTGGTTGCAAGAGTGGTAAAGGAATGCTTGCACCCAGCTCATGTTTCATCCTTCTGTCAGAAGTTGCTTTGTGGAGAAGACAATGCTAGGAAATTCGTCTGCCTTCCTTGCCATCAATATCTTATATCTGATGAACTG GTTCATGTTGCCCGGAAGATGTCATAA
- the LOC141695024 gene encoding uncharacterized protein LOC141695024 isoform X2 — protein MEGWMPLFEILMNSAYPEAQASVWLKQHSYNPPSSSSSSSSSSSAYSSSITTTTTSFLSLLTKPTYTTLLHSDGSSQSPHTTRTRRRFMWIQTLPNLLQARLLSFLAFDYTTFSAPELYKLANNLLTSDDDHQLHFWVKTAARQLLDLVSGSNYDWVSGFSLDSEPHNVPEDFQLLPDWLKQPVVDGDSRLVLPWLPLLSHEFNTGMPVDAFGILYDDDSLNKVQQIEDEEDFDTVDFLRMNNDRVNPDIEKMAAILKSKVLNSECTSQVVELADEIQNLCDGRDVNSLAVLSLVEPWQADAETASLLLSHFLNQSSKNLSWPSLVLCSIVLPKLLVLEEPASRMLLTSTIEYCKMHQRSSVYALLYPLILRKNGINNPISDVVARVVKECLHPAHVSSFCQKLLCGEDNARKFVCLPCHQYLISDELIGSCCPEDVIRTRECCCCLPKILMRGHRRKHTKSAD, from the exons ATGGAGGGTTGGATGCCGCTGTTTGAGATATTGATGAATTCGGCGTACCCAGAAGCCCAAGCATCTGTATGGCTTAAACAACATTCTTACAACCCaccctcttcttcttcttcttcttcttcttcttcttctgcTTATTCTTCTTCTATCACCACAACCACAACTTCCTTTCTTTCACTCCTTACCAAACCCACTTACACCACCCTTCTCCATTCGGATGGTTCATCTCAGTCTCCTCACACTACAAG GACGAGGAGGAGGTTTATGTGGATTCAGACTTTGCCAAATCTGCTTCAGGCTCGTCTTCTGTCTTTTCTTGCTTTTGATTACACGACCTTTTCTGCACCGGAATTGTATAAACTTGCTAACAATTTGTTAACCTCTGATGATGATCACCAACTTCATTTTTGGGTCAAAACTGCTGCACGCCAACTGCTCGACCTTGTGTCGGGCTCAAATTATGATTGGGTTTCTGGTTTTAGTTTAGATTCTGAGCCCCACAACGTTCCCGAGGACTTCCAGCTTTTGCCTGATTGGCTTAAGCAGCCTGTTGTTGACGGTGATTCGCGTCTCGTTTTGCCCTGGCTTCCTCTCTTATCTCATGAATTTAATACAGGAATGCCAGTTGACGCATTTGGGATTTTATATGATGATGATTCCTTGAACAAAGTTCAACAGATTGAAGATGAGGAGGATTTTGATACAGTTGATTTTCTTCGTATGAATAATGATCGTGTAAATCCCGATATTGAAAAGATGGCAGCTATATTGAAGTCCAAGGTATTAAATTCTGAATGTACATCACAAGTTGTCGAATTGGCTGATGAAATTCAAAATCTTTGTGATGGACGGGATGTCAATTCTTTGGCTGTTTTAAGTTTAGTGGAGCCTTGGCAAGCAGATGCTGAAACAGCTTCGCTTCTACTTTCCCATTTTTTAAATCAAAGTAGCAAAAACCTTAGTTGGCCAAGCCTTGTTCTATGCTCCATAGTTCTTCCCAAGCTGTTAGTACTCGAGGAACCAGCTTCACGTATGCTACTTACTTCAACAATAGAATATTGCAAGATGCATCAGAGATCATCTGTATATGCACTTTTGTATCCGTTGATTCTACGGAAGAATGGTATAAACAACCCCATTAGTGACGTGGTTGCAAGAGTGGTAAAGGAATGCTTGCACCCAGCTCATGTTTCATCCTTCTGTCAGAAGTTGCTTTGTGGAGAAGACAATGCTAGGAAATTCGTCTGCCTTCCTTGCCATCAATATCTTATATCTGATGAACTG ATAGGTTCATGTTGCCCGGAAGATGTCATAAGAACACGTGAGTGCTGCTGCTGCCTACCGAAAATTCTGATGCGCGGCCACAGACGCAAACACACAAAAAGCGCAGATTAA